One window of the Rosa rugosa chromosome 3, drRosRugo1.1, whole genome shotgun sequence genome contains the following:
- the LOC133740861 gene encoding NAC domain-containing protein 6, with protein MASEMTPPAELELPGFRFHPTEEELLEFYLKSVVFGKRLRFDIIEFLNIYRHDPWDLPGLSKIGEREWYFFVPRDRKHGSGGRPNRTTETGFWKATGSDRKIVSLSDPKRIIGLRKTLVFYKGRAPRGTKTDWVMNEYRLPDNCKLLKDIVLCKIYRKATSLKVLEQRAAMEEETKMGFHANSPNISSSPPTSMDTTMSFSSFQEQEAHQHHHDLTAQIPIIPTNLKKELADDAALTPVEEQRKEEDEQAMEMKESPTCLQTPFGKDKLPELLVPKMSMDWTQDQFWAPMNSPWLLPTPYANILNMELL; from the exons ATGGCATCTGAAATGACACCACCTGCAGAACTCGAACTTCCGGGATTCCGATTCCATCCCACAGAGGAAGAGCTTCTCGAGTTCTACCTCAAGAGCGTGGTGTTCGGAAAGCGATTGCGCTTCGATATAATCGAGTTTCTGAACATCTACCGTCATGATCCTTGGGACTTGCCTG GATTGTCAAAGATTGGAGAAAGGGAGTGGTACTTTTTCGTGCCCAGGGACAGGAAGCATGGGAGTGGAGGAAGGCCTAACAGAACCACTGAAACTGGGTTTTGGAAAGCGACTGGTTCCGACCGCAAAATTGTGAGCTTATCTGATCCGAAGAGGATTATCGGGTTGAGGAAGACTCTTGTTTTCTACAAAGGGAGAGCACCAAGAGGAACCAAGACTGATTGGGTCATGAATGAGTATCGTTTGCCTGATAACTGCAAATTGCTCAAG GACATAGTACTGTGCAAGATATATAGGAAGGCAACTTCCTTGAAAGTGCTAGAGCAAAGGGCAGCAATGGAGGAAGAGACGAAGATGGGCTTTCATGCCAATTCCCCTAACATTTCCTCGTCCCCTCCAACGTCAATGGACACCACCATGTCATTTTCCAGCTTCCAAGAACAGGAAGCACACCAGCATCATCATGATCTAACTGCGCAAATTCCCATAATTCCCACCAACCTTAAGAAAGAATTAGCAGATGATGCAGCACTAACTCCAGTAGAAGAGCAGCGAAAGGAAGAGGATGAGCAAGCAATGGAGATGAAGGAGTCTCCCACATGTCTTCAGACTCCTTTTGGAAAAGACAAGCTGCCAGAGCTCCTGGTTCCCAAAATGAGCATGGACTGGACCCAAGACCAATTTTGGGCACCCATGAATAGTCCTTGGCTTCTGCCGACCCCTTATGCCAACATTCTCAACATGGAATTACTTTGA